One Phoenix dactylifera cultivar Barhee BC4 chromosome 8, palm_55x_up_171113_PBpolish2nd_filt_p, whole genome shotgun sequence genomic window carries:
- the LOC103698911 gene encoding binding partner of ACD11 1-like, with product MQEATIADLCVSITPVEDYQLPPEAYKEIPEGKLSSTESAVRKAEDVVSSMLAKGFVLSKDALKRARSFDERHHFMSGASAMALVPWRISLELLGNHHSLLPLQVKPQSCTRVKTF from the exons ATGCAGGAAGCAACTATAGCTGATCTTTGTGTCAGCATTACGCCAGTTGAGGATTACCAGCTTCCTCCTGAAGCTTACAAAGAGATACCG GAAGGGAAGCTCTCGTCAACTGAGTCTGCAGTGAGGAAGGCAGAGGATGTGGTGAGCAGCATGCTGGCCAAGGGTTTTGTCCTGAGCAAGGATGCCCTCAAGAGAGCCAGGTCCTTTGACGAACGACACCATTTTATGTCCGGCGCCTCAGCTATGGCTTTAGTCCCTTGGAGGATCTCACTGGAATTATTGGGCAATCATCATTCTCTTCTACCTCTACAAGTCAAGCCCCAGAGCTGTACACGCGTGAAGACCTTCTAG